In Leptospira levettii, the genomic window CCTTGGGATTCTAAAAACTCACATGCAAACCTTTCCCCGAGTTTTCCAATCGTTGTTTTATTCAAATTAAAAACCTTTTCATCTATATCTCCTTCTCCTTTTTTATAAAGGAAACATGATGGGTTCACTAATCCCTAATAGATCTGAGAGAATGGAATCGCTTGTTGGATGTACAAATTTAAATCTTTCATTAAATCTACAAATTCAAGGTGTTTGAGTCGTTTGCCATCTGCATCCTTTGTAACACGGATAACAGGCCTTAGTGGTTTGTCTTTATTGGATTCAATCACCATACCCATTCTGAGGTCAGAAAGTACAACTCCGGACCCCACAGGAAACATAGAAAGTTTATTTAAAAAGAGCCTTACCATTTTTAAATCAAAACGGTTCACATTTTCACTAATCATGATCTTCATCGCTTCATACGGAAGGATCGCGGCGCGGTAGGGCCTTGGGTGGATCATAGCAGCAAATTGGTCGGCAATCATAAACACTTTTGTTAGTTCTTCAATTTGGTTGGCAAGGATACGTTGTGGGTAACCGGATCCATCAACTGCTTCATGGTGTTGCAAAGCAACAATCGCAAGTGAGTTTTTTAATTTTAACCTTTGGGTAAGGATTTGGTATCCTGTGACGGGGTGGCGTTTGATGGTCTTTAAATCCAGTTCCGTTAGGTTACCCTTTTTTTCAGAAACTTCTTCGGGAACAGTCACCATTCCAATGTCTGCAAAAAGAGAAGCAAGTGCCAAATCAATGAGTTTGGGTCTAGAGAACTCTAAGAAGTTTCCTAACATCACGGAAAAAAATGTCGCATAACAAATATGAGTGTATAGGTAATATCCAGAGTGGGAATGTGATAAAAGCAAAATAGGGATCTGTGCGTTTGTTTTCGTGTGGTCAGCGATTCGTTCTGCAATTTCACGAAACTCTCTAATTTCCGTATAACGACCTTCAGATGCTGATTTATACGTTTTTTGAACTAAGTCAAAACAATCCTTAAATACTGCATTAAATTCAACTTTGGATGAATTTGCCTTTTCTAGAAGGTATTTATACCGAGTGGAATTTTCGTCATCTTGGTAAAATGGAAGGTTGGTATCGAAATAACCAGGACCAGTTGTACCAGATGATTTATCATTTTGATCCGCAGTGACTTTTTCACCATCAGTCAGGATAAACGTGATCCCAAATTGCACAAGGCGGTCTAAGTCTTGTTGTGTGATTGGTTGGTCGGCTCCAACAAAAACAGTGTCCTTATCCAGGTAAAGAGACTTGGTAAACTTAGAACCTGCCTCTAAGTCACGTATGGAGATTTTCCGCATAATTGCGTAAATCTTAGTAAGAAGCGTAGAAACTTCAATTGTTTTTCTTTTCTCTTTCTAAAACCAGGATCCGAAAGACAGCTGCGACCACTTCATACAATTCTCTTGGAATTTCTTTGCCATTGGGGAGATGTTCTAATGTACTTACCATCACTTCATCCTTTACAATGAGGACACCTGCCTCTTCTGCAATCCGAACTAAGTGATTTGCTAAATTCCCTTCGGCCTTAGCTACAACTTTTGGAGCTACATGTTCTTTCGGGTTGTAAGCAAGAGCTACCATTTTTTGTTTCATCTATAATCCCCGTTATAGGAGGATTGATTCCATTCATCAAAATTGATACTTCCAATTTGAGGGAAGTCCCGTAGTAAATCCTGTAACTTCTGTTTGAGGTCTGGTGAATCCGAAAGACTTCCTACCTTTTCCATTCCATGACTCACAAACTCGATGTGCACAGGATTTTGGTGTTCTGGTTCATAATAAAAAAGAATCCCTAATGGACCAAAATCCTCTGCCTTCCAAAACACATAGAGTGTGAATCCTTTTTCATTTGGTTCCACTACCATCTCTAGGTTTTCTTTTTTTTCACGTTTATGAACCGAAAAAAAATCTGTTCCCTTGGATTCTCCGAGGAAAAAATTCCAAATGTTTTTTAGGGAAGTGGGTTCACTTGTCCTGGAATCGTTTCCACTATATAACGTGAAGGATTCCCAACGAGATAATTCCTTAGCCTTCTGATTTGTAAGATGATGGGAAACAGTTAGTTTCTCTTTTTGTAAGGGTTTTTGATTTTCAAAAACCAACTCTAGGGAAAGATTCCCTGCCTTTTTTGGGATTGGGTGGACTGTTTTTTTGGCCAAACTTCCGTTTGTTTCTAATTCTTGTGGGAGCTTTTTACCGATCGAATGTAGGAGTTGGGAAAAGGCATTGCCAGAAACATTAATGGGAGAAAAGAGAGGGCTCACTCCCTTCCCTTCGGAGAAAATCACAAAAACTCAACCTGTGGATCGGAGAAATTCCAAGTTTTCGTAGAGCCTCCCGGTGTTCTTCCGTTCCATACCCTTTGTGTTTGGCAAAACCATACCCAGGGTATTTGGAATCCATCTTTTCCATAAATTCATCTCGGAAGGTTTTCGCAAGGATTGAGGCAGCAGAGATTGATGGCACTAAATCATCCCCCTTCGGAATGGATAGATACCCTTCGATTGGGTTTGTGAGTTTGAGTTTATAATTCCCATCTAAAAACAGAAAGGGTTTCCTTTCTAAATTCGAAACGGGATCTAAATCTTCTTTTTGGGAATTGGGAATCAGATTCCCAATTTGTTTGGTTCGTCCCATATCGGCCGTAACTTTCGGCAATGCACGGCTTATCCCATAAAAGATGGCTTGGTTGATATTGAACTTGTCTATGTATTTTGCACTGACAAAAGAAACATGCCAATACTGGACGTGTTTTAAAATTTCTTTGCGGAGTTCGAGGCGTTTGGGTTCTGGGATTTTTTTAGAATCGCGTAGGCCTTTTAATATTTCACCTGATTGGATTTTTTGTAAGGAAAGGGAATCAAAAGAAACACAACCTATGGATACAGGACCCGCAAGTGTGCCACGGCCTGCTTCATCAAATGAAAAGCTAACAAATTCGGGGATTTGGAATTCAGGAAAAAACGGCCGTTTGATGGCCGTTAGATCGAAAGAAATTATGCGCTAGGTGCTTCTGCGGTAGCGGCTTTCGCTGCTTTAGAAGCTTCGTCCTGTCTCTTTTTGTCTTTGGCAACAATTGCTTGTCCGCCTTTTCTTTCTTTGATACGTCCTGCTTTTCCTTTTTTATCTCGGAGATAAAAGAGTTTTGCACGACGAACAGATCCTTTACGAACGAGTTCAATTTTTGCAATTCTTGGGCTATGGAGTGGGAAAATACGTTCCACTCCGATATCGTAAGAAACACGTCTTACAGTGAAAGTTTTGCTTTGTGATTTGTTCGCGATAGAGATCACAACACCTTCGTAAACCTGAACACGTTCTTTTCCAGATTCAACGATTTTGTAATGAACTTTTACAGTATCACCAATTTCGAAATTAAGTTCGTTCTTTGCTTCGCCTGCGAGTGCTGTTTCTAGAATCTGATTCATGGCTTCCTCTAAGAATGATTTCTTGTTTTGCGGTTTTTTTGCCGCCATTTCCGGATCTCTTCATGATGTCCACCGAGGAGCACGTCAGGAACAGTCCAACCCATAAAATCATAGGGTTTCGTATACTGGGGGTATTCTAATTCTTCCGTTTCGTTGTGTGATTCTTCGAGAAGGCTTTCTTCCTTCCCCAAAAACCCCGGTACAAACCGAGACAGGCAATCTGCCACAACGAGAGCAGCTAAATCCCCCGATGAAATAACATAGTTTCCAATGGCCACTTCCCTGTCAATTAAATGCTCCGTGACACGATGGTCGACCCCTTCATAATACCCCGAGATCAAGGTAAAGGTATCAGAGGATTCAAAAATCTCACGAGCCAGGGTTTGGTTGAAAAGTTCCCCAGAAGGACTGAGTAAAATGACCTTCCCTTTTTTGTCTCCGAGGGATTCGAGGGCACGGTAAATGGGTCCCACTTGTAATAACATTCCGGGACCACCACCGTAAATGGTATCATCTACCTTTTGGTGTTTGTTGTCGGCAAAGTCACGTAAGTGGACTGTATTAATTTCCACAACCCCTTGTTTCACGGCTTTTCCAGGAATCCCTGTGTCAAAATAAGAGGTGATCTTTTCTGGGAAAAGGGTGATGAAATTAAACCTCAAACCACTGCTCCCATTGGATCATCTCAATTGTTTTTGCTTCTAAATTCCAATCCCCTACAAATCGATTGAGAAAGGGAACAAGGATGGTTTCCCCGTCGCCAGAGATGGGTTTGCATTCTAAGATAGGGTGAGCTGGGTTATCGATAACGTCAGTGACTTTGTAAGCGAGTGGTGATTTGGTTTCTTTGGAAATGGTTTCGAGACCAATTAAGTCTTCTGTATAAATTTCCCCAACATTTGGCTTGGGGAGGTCTTCCTTTTTCCAAAGCAGAGAAAAACCACGATACTTCACAACTGTCTCAGGTGTGTCATACCCTTTGATTTTTACGAGAAAATGATTTCCGTTGGGTTTGATTGATTCAATTTCAATCGTTGTGGTTTTGCCTAGAGGGTCCTGGACGGTGCAGGTGGTAGGACTTTTCAGGGAACCAAGTGTTTCCCCTTCTGTGAAAACTTTGATGAACCCTTTGATTCCATGTGAGGATCCAAAGACCCCCACTTTCACTAAACTTGGTTTAGTCGACAATTTCTAAAGTATAGTTTTTGCCTTGTTTGGTTCCCGCGGCTTGTAACACCGTACGAAGAGATTTCGCAATCCTTCCGTTTTTTCCGATCACCTTCCCGAGGTCTTTTGGAGCCACCCGAAGTTCGATCACAGTTTCTTCCTCTCCGGGTACTTGGTTGACCGCTACCTGGTCTGGTTGGTCAACGAGAGATGTCACGATATAACGAACTAAGGAATCCATGAATCGACTAACCTTTGAATTTTGACCAAACGTCGTCTTTTTTCAAAAGAGCGAGTACAGTCTCAGTTGGTTGTGCGCCTTTTTTTAACCAAGAAAGAGTTTTTTCTTCGTTGAAAGTTGCTTTTTTAACAGCAGAAGCAGTTGGGTGAAAGTGTCCGATCGCTTCGATGAATTTACCATCTCGTGGTGCACGAATGTCTGCTGCAACAATGCGATAGTGCGGGTCTGCTTTTGTTCCCGTTCTTTGTAATCTTAATTTAACCAAGGAAAAATACCCCTTTTCTAGCGAGTTTTTTAAATAGGGACGTTCTGTCAAGAGCGAGTTCTGGCACTTGCAGCAAGTTCCTTTAATTTTTTACCCTGAGCGTTCGGATCACCCGTTTTGTAGAGCCCAGAGCCTACGACAGTGATGTCCACACCCAGTTTTGCGAGTTCTTCCATATTGGATTCGTTCACTCCCCCATCCACTTCCAGTTCGATATTGTATGGTTTTGTGAGTTTTCGAACCGCAGCGATTTTTTCAAATCCCGATTTCACAAAGGATTGCCCATAAAAACCAGGGTCAACAGTCATCAGAAGAACAAGGTCCAGATATGGCAAAATTTGAGAGATCGATTCGGGTGGTGTTTGGGGATTTAAGGAAACACCCACTTTAATCCCTGCTTTGCGGATCTCTTCTGCGAGCCTTACTGAGAAATTGGTCGTTTCAATATGGAATGTAATACAATACGGCTTTAAGTCAAAGTATTTAGGAACATGGAGTTCTGGGTTACTTACCATCAGGTGAACGTCTAGAGGGATGTCTGTGTGAGACTTCACTTCCTTTGTGAATGCTTCCCCAAAGGAAATTTGTGGTACAAAATTCCCATCCATCACATCGATATGGATGAGATCGATACTATCTTTTTTGTAAGTAGGAAGTTCCTGGGAAAGACCAGTGAGTTTTGCTGCAAGAATCGAAGCAGATATTTTCATCTTAATAAGTACCTTTTAATTTCCAAACTTTGGCTACACCCGTTTCTTTTCCCAAAAGAGTGACTTTGGTATTGGCAAAACGATGGATGACAAAACGCACCTTTTCATCTTCTTTGAGAGATTGGCTTGTTAAGATCTCTTTTTCGATTTCTATGTCTTCACCTGGCTTCGAATAACTTACCTTAGCTGAATATACATCATCATCATCAATTTCGTATTCCAAAAATTCATAATCTTGGACAAGTGAAGTAGAAGGTTTTAGATAAAATGCTCCAATTTCGGCACCTGTTGGTTTTAATTCAAAAGAAGAAACAAGTCCATGGCCTTCACGAAACTCAGGTTTTGTGGCTTCTTTAATCCGATATGGAATTTTTTTCCTCTGCAAATAATCAACGGCAAAAGGCACAGGAATTCCAACTAACTTCGATTCATCGGAACCGTCTTTTGCATTTTGGCTCGTTTTTTTCTCCGGATTTGTTTCTGTCACAAGCAGGTAAATTTTTTCGCCGGAATGGGTTTCTTTTCCCGGTGCAGGAATTTGGTCAATGATGGTGTCAGCGGGTTCATCTCCCACTGCAGGAACATATGTGATCCCACCTATTTGTAAGGGAACATACACTTCGCCAGATAATACCTTTTCGAGAATTGCCTTGGCACGTTTGAGATCTTGTCCTTTGACATCGGGGATTGTCACTCGGTCAAACCCAATG contains:
- a CDS encoding HD-GYP domain-containing protein codes for the protein MRKISIRDLEAGSKFTKSLYLDKDTVFVGADQPITQQDLDRLVQFGITFILTDGEKVTADQNDKSSGTTGPGYFDTNLPFYQDDENSTRYKYLLEKANSSKVEFNAVFKDCFDLVQKTYKSASEGRYTEIREFREIAERIADHTKTNAQIPILLLSHSHSGYYLYTHICYATFFSVMLGNFLEFSRPKLIDLALASLFADIGMVTVPEEVSEKKGNLTELDLKTIKRHPVTGYQILTQRLKLKNSLAIVALQHHEAVDGSGYPQRILANQIEELTKVFMIADQFAAMIHPRPYRAAILPYEAMKIMISENVNRFDLKMVRLFLNKLSMFPVGSGVVLSDLRMGMVIESNKDKPLRPVIRVTKDADGKRLKHLEFVDLMKDLNLYIQQAIPFSQIY
- a CDS encoding EscU/YscU/HrcU family type III secretion system export apparatus switch protein codes for the protein MKQKMVALAYNPKEHVAPKVVAKAEGNLANHLVRIAEEAGVLIVKDEVMVSTLEHLPNGKEIPRELYEVVAAVFRILVLEREKKNN
- a CDS encoding ribonuclease HII; this encodes MGCVSFDSLSLQKIQSGEILKGLRDSKKIPEPKRLELRKEILKHVQYWHVSFVSAKYIDKFNINQAIFYGISRALPKVTADMGRTKQIGNLIPNSQKEDLDPVSNLERKPFLFLDGNYKLKLTNPIEGYLSIPKGDDLVPSISAASILAKTFRDEFMEKMDSKYPGYGFAKHKGYGTEEHREALRKLGISPIHRLSFCDFLRREGSEPSLFSH
- the rplS gene encoding 50S ribosomal protein L19 → MNQILETALAGEAKNELNFEIGDTVKVHYKIVESGKERVQVYEGVVISIANKSQSKTFTVRRVSYDIGVERIFPLHSPRIAKIELVRKGSVRRAKLFYLRDKKGKAGRIKERKGGQAIVAKDKKRQDEASKAAKAATAEAPSA
- the trmD gene encoding tRNA (guanosine(37)-N1)-methyltransferase TrmD, giving the protein MRFNFITLFPEKITSYFDTGIPGKAVKQGVVEINTVHLRDFADNKHQKVDDTIYGGGPGMLLQVGPIYRALESLGDKKGKVILLSPSGELFNQTLAREIFESSDTFTLISGYYEGVDHRVTEHLIDREVAIGNYVISSGDLAALVVADCLSRFVPGFLGKEESLLEESHNETEELEYPQYTKPYDFMGWTVPDVLLGGHHEEIRKWRQKNRKTRNHS
- the rimM gene encoding ribosome maturation factor RimM (Essential for efficient processing of 16S rRNA) — its product is MSTKPSLVKVGVFGSSHGIKGFIKVFTEGETLGSLKSPTTCTVQDPLGKTTTIEIESIKPNGNHFLVKIKGYDTPETVVKYRGFSLLWKKEDLPKPNVGEIYTEDLIGLETISKETKSPLAYKVTDVIDNPAHPILECKPISGDGETILVPFLNRFVGDWNLEAKTIEMIQWEQWFEV
- a CDS encoding KH domain-containing protein, producing MDSLVRYIVTSLVDQPDQVAVNQVPGEEETVIELRVAPKDLGKVIGKNGRIAKSLRTVLQAAGTKQGKNYTLEIVD
- the rpsP gene encoding 30S ribosomal protein S16 yields the protein MVKLRLQRTGTKADPHYRIVAADIRAPRDGKFIEAIGHFHPTASAVKKATFNEEKTLSWLKKGAQPTETVLALLKKDDVWSKFKG
- the rpe gene encoding ribulose-phosphate 3-epimerase translates to MKISASILAAKLTGLSQELPTYKKDSIDLIHIDVMDGNFVPQISFGEAFTKEVKSHTDIPLDVHLMVSNPELHVPKYFDLKPYCITFHIETTNFSVRLAEEIRKAGIKVGVSLNPQTPPESISQILPYLDLVLLMTVDPGFYGQSFVKSGFEKIAAVRKLTKPYNIELEVDGGVNESNMEELAKLGVDITVVGSGLYKTGDPNAQGKKLKELAASARTRS
- a CDS encoding PASTA domain-containing protein codes for the protein MKEKFLKILPYSGYVLFVSLGLLVFFVAAFLVVVVRTKEEQKVMMPYVIGKNYIEVHNELQRLQLKVRLESERIPEKTDGIILSQSIDAGKEVEAGSKLYLTVNIGFDRVTIPDVKGQDLKRAKAILEKVLSGEVYVPLQIGGITYVPAVGDEPADTIIDQIPAPGKETHSGEKIYLLVTETNPEKKTSQNAKDGSDESKLVGIPVPFAVDYLQRKKIPYRIKEATKPEFREGHGLVSSFELKPTGAEIGAFYLKPSTSLVQDYEFLEYEIDDDDVYSAKVSYSKPGEDIEIEKEILTSQSLKEDEKVRFVIHRFANTKVTLLGKETGVAKVWKLKGTY